In Fusarium fujikuroi IMI 58289 draft genome, chromosome FFUJ_chr08, one genomic interval encodes:
- a CDS encoding related to acid phosphatase precursor (pH 6-optimum acid phosphatase), with the protein MKSAHFFTGIFAALTQAAPTVDETYQYNGPDVPIGDWVDHTIKGDGTGFIRLVEPPAVKPAHDKPTNNVNVISLSYIPSQSGGDTVGINIHYQTPFGLGQVPWVNWGVSNSSLDKVAPGSTVTYERTPPCSRVHVTQCSQFFHNVQIENLQPGTMYFYQIPAANGTTVSPVLNFTTAQAVGNPSQFSIAINNDMGYTNANGSYFFMNQHMNDEDGLAFVWHGGDLSYADDWYSGIVQCNSSAWPVCYNGSNSSLPNNDTNPDYFDTPLPEGEIPNQGSPRGGDMGVLYESNWDLWQQWMNNITMKIPYIVLPGNHEATCADHDNTPFVLSSYLNENKTDTPMSGDNPNATLTYYSCPPSQRNFTAFQNRFFMAGDKSGGVGNFWHSFDYGLVHFVSIDTETDYANSPDKTFREDVQKAKKEEDCKGKDKDKAKCKPEKPEPTGYQCTKIDLCDEFETDDLEEETYLQSGKAHPLRNETHITDAGPFGYIDGSVKDNRAYQQYHWLREDLKKVDRCKTPWVIVMGHRPMYSSHDASNYHLHLREAFEGLFLKNKVDLYIAGHVHWYERLKPIRNCDVDHRAIKNDSEQNGIYEVRPGHSMVHLINGAAGNIESHATINKSLPIPDITAHRNITSFGFSKLTVFNATTLSWKFIQGHDGKVGDELTVLKNASLTCKDYKTYSSPSSSGSSGSSCATECSGSGVLAWLYCNVYCASFGEPLKV; encoded by the exons ATGAAGTCGGCGCATTTCTTTACAGGCATCTTCGCTGCGCTTACTCAAGCAGCACCTACTGTCGACGAGACATACCAATACAATGGACCTGATGTTCCCATCGGCGATTGGGTCGATCATACGATTAAGGGCGATGGCACCGGATTCATTCGTCTAGTTGAACCTCCGGCTGTGAAGCCTGCCCATGACAAGCCTACCAACAACGTCAATGTCATCTCACTGTCATACATACCTTCACAGTCTGGAGGCGACACTGTTGGCATCAATATCCACTATCAAACGCCTTTTGGTCTTGGCCAGGTACCCTGGGTCAACTGGGGAGTCAGTAATTCGTCCTTAGACAAGGTGGCTCCCGGCTCGACCGTAACATACGAGCGCACGCCTCCATGCTCTCGCGTTCACGTTACCCAATGCAGTCAGTTCTTTCACAACGTGCAGATAGAGAATCTCCAACCAGGTACAATGTATTTCTACCAAATCCCTGCCGCGAACGGTACCACTGTATCCCCTGTTTTGAACTTTACAACTGCCCAGGCGGTAGGGAACCCATCTCAATTCAGTATTGCCATCAACAACGATATGGGGTACACGAATGCAAATGGATCGTACTTTTTCATGAACCAACACATGAATGATGAGGACGGCCTCGCGTTTGTCTGGCACGGTGGAGATCTCAGCTACGCGGATGACTGGTACTCCGGTATTGTACAGTGCAACTCATCGGCTTGGCCTGTCTGCTACAACGGCAGCAACAGTTCCTTGCCCAACAACGACACCAATCCCGATTATTTTGACACACCTCTGCCCGAAGGTGAGATTCCCAATCAAGGCAGCCCTCGTGGTGGCGACATGGGTGTCCTCTACGAATCCAACTGGGATCTTTGGCAGCAGTGGATGAACAACATCACTATGAAGATCCCTTACATCGTCCTTCCCGGCAACCACGAGGCCACGTGTGCCGACCATGACAACACTCCATTTGTCCTTTCGTCGTATCTCAACGAGAACAAAACCGACACCCCCATGTCAGGCGATAATCCCAACGCCACGCTGACATATTATTCATGCCCGCCTTCACAACGCAATTTTACGGCTTTCCAGAACCGCTTCTTCATGGCAGGCGATAAGTCGGGGGGCGTCGGGAATTTCTGGCATTCATTCGACTATGGCCTCGTTCATTTTGTATCTATCGATACGGAAACGGACTATGCTAACAGCCCAGACAAGACATTCCGTGAGGATGTCCAGAAAGctaagaaggaggaagactgcaaaggcaaggacaaggacaaggctaAATGCAAGCCTGAGAAGCCCGAACCGACTGGGTATCAGTGTACTAAAATCGACTTATGCGATGAGTTTGAGACGGATGACTTGGAGGAAGAGACATATCTTCAGTCCGGGAAAGCGCATCCTCTGCGAAACGAGACGCATATCACAGATGCAGGTCCTTTTGGATACATTGACGGCTCCGTCAAGGATAACAGAGCCTATCAGCAATATCACTGGTTGAGGGAGGATCTTAAAAAGGTTGATAGGTGTAAAACACCCTGGGTTATCGTCATGGGTCATCGTCCCATGTACAGCTCCCACGACGCCAGCAACTATCATCTGCACCTTCGCGAGGCATTTGAGGGGTTGTTTTTAAAGAACAAGGTCGATTTGTACATCGCTGG ACACGTTCACTGGTATGAGCGTCTTAAGCCTATAAGGAATTGCGACGTCGACCATCGTGCGATCAAAAACGATAGTGAACAGAATGGTATTTACGAAGTTAGGCCTGGACACTCTATGGTTCACCTCATCAACGGCGCTGCTGGGAATATCGAAAGCCACGCTACCATCAACAAGTCCCTGCCTATACCCGACATAACAGCTCATCGGAACATCACTAGCTTTGGCTTCTCCAAGTTGACTGTTTTCAACGCAACGACTCTGTCTTGGAAGTTCATTCAGGGCCACGATGGTAAAGTCGGCGATGAACTCACGGTGCTGAAGAATGCGTCTTTGACTTGCAAGGACTACAAAACTTATAGCTCACCTAGCTCGTCCGGCTCGTCCGGTTCGTCTTGCGCTACTGAGTGCTCTGGATCTGGTGTTCTGGCCTGGCTCTACTGCAATGTCTATTGTGCCAGCTTCGGGGAACCACTCAAGGTTTAA
- a CDS encoding probable benzoate 4-monooxygenase cytochrome P450, translated as MSIHSLLLSPWAPLTVLLCGLLFYILPYFYTYRHLRGVPGPLLARFSNLWLFYICRKSKRSDAVYDLHERLGPVVRIQPNHVSIVDERAIPLVYGHGKGLEKSSWYDSSISLTRSIFTARNRAEHARKRRYIAHSFAPKSSRAAEGPISDKVELLARKWDEIIDKGPQFDGFTHLECRRWFTYLSFDITGDLLFSEPFGMLRNGSDLVKVENKPGSYVSMMNSLAQRSAAVATLGVLPWLKPHAHNLPDPFFHRGMDGLQNLLGVTSAHVKERMAAGQDNHDDWLSLLLRARDDQGELLKFEEIASESLTLFMAAIETVSNTLSAMMYYLATSPSSLQKLQTELDCIHVPATVAPFTSVRALPYLDAVLNETMRLHSVLGIGLPREVLPGSKGIQLDSFYFPPGTVLSVPIFAIHRSKDIWGADADKFRPERWEKLSDRQNTSFIPFGQGPAACVGRNLAEVEMKIIAATLIKRYDFCMMESQVESTEGTTRKLKKVNIGIKKRQ; from the exons ATGTCTATTCATTCTCTTTTACTTTCGCCCTGGGCGCCCTTGACAGTACTTCTATGCGGACTGTTATTCTACATTCTTCCCTACTTTTACACCTACAGACATCTACGAGGAGTTCCCGGCCCGCTGCTGGCTCGCTTCTCAAATCTATGGCTCTTCTACATCTGCCGCAAGTCCAAGCGCTCAGACGCAGTGTATGATCTCCACGAGCGACTCGGACCCGTGGTCAGGATCCAGCCGAACCACGTCAGTATCGTTGACGAAAGGGCCATACCTCTTGTCTACGGCCATGGGAAAGGGTTGGAAAAGTC ATCCTGGTACGATTCGTCAATTTCCCTTACTCGAAGCATCTTCACGGCGAGGAATCGCGCCGAACATGCTCGCAAGAGAAGATACATCGCTCATAGCTTCGCCCCCAAGTCGTCTCGTGCGGCCGAGGGGCCAATTTCCGACAAAGTGGAGCTTCTGGCCCGCAAGTGGGACGAGATAATCGACAAAGGGCCGCAGTTTGACGGGTTCACGCACCTCGAATGCAGACGATGGTTCAC GTACTTGTCGTTTGACATCACCGGCGATCTTCTCTTTAGCGAGCCATTTGGGATGCTGAGGAATGGCTCTGATCtggtcaaggttgagaacaAACCCGGGTCCTACGTGTCTATGATGAACAGTCTCGCACAAAGGAGTGCCGCCGTCGCGACTCTTGGTGTTTTACCTTGGCTAAAGCCCCATGCACATAACCTGCCTGATCCCTTCTTCCACAGAGGAATGGATGGGCTGCAGAACCTGCTGGGCGTGACTTCCGCTCATGTCAAAGAACGCATGGCTGCAGGACAAGACAATCATGATGATTGGCTCTCACTTTTACTTCGAGCGCGTGATGACCAAGGGGAATTGCTCAAATTCGAAGAGATTGCTTCCGagtccttgaccttgttcaTGGCAGCCATTGAGACCGTCAGCAACACGCTCTCCGCCATGATGTACTACCTCGCCACTTCACCCTCTTCACTGCAAAAGCTGCAAACCGAGCTGGACTGTATACATGTGCCAGCAACAGTCGCGCCGTTTACGAGTGTTCGGGCTCTTCCATATCTAGACGCTGTGCTGAACGAGACAATGCGACTACACAGCGTCCTCGGGATCGGTCTTCCTCGAGAGGTGCTTCCCGGGTCCAAGGGAATTCAGTTAGACTCTTTTTACTTCCCTCCCGGCACAGTTTTGAGCGTCCCAATCTTTGCCATTCACCGGTCTAAAGACATATGGGGTGCAGATGCTGATAAGTTTCGACCTGAAAGATGGGAGAAGCTGTCAGACCGCCAGAATACTTCGTTTATCCCTTTTGGCCAAGGCCCGGCAGCATGCGTCGGACGTAATCTGgcagaagttgagatgaagatcattGCGGCGACTTTGATAAAGAGGTATGACTTTTGTATGATGGAGTCCCAAGTGGAATCCACGGAAGGAACAACACGTAAGCTCAAGAAAGTCAACATTGGAATTAAAAAGCGGCAATAA
- a CDS encoding related to CIT2-citrate (si)-synthase, peroxisomal produces the protein MVSAQNKGRRETLTVVDNRTNQTYEIPITHNSIPATEFKKIKAEAGNDRPEDETTQGLRVYDPAYMNTAVVQSKITYINGLDGVLRYRGYPIEQLVEKSNFLESAYLLIYGDLPTKAQYDEWQGEVMHHTYIHSDIENMFKSFRYDSHPMSMLSAAFATLGAFAPEANPSLAGQKLYTNAASGNMDSLKMLDKQILRILGKAPTLAAASYRMRQGRPFNRPAQGLSYTGNFLYLLDNLSEPDYQPHPVLAKALDKLFILHADHEVNCSTATVLQVGSSLVDPYSVVSAGCAALYGPSHGGASESAIRMLIEIGSPENVPAFMQAVERRERVLVGFGHRVYKNVDPRSTAIRKLAEEVFEVTGRNKLLDTALTLADYARKSEFMRSRNLYPNVDFYSGLIYQAMGFPLDFYPVLFAVPRCVGWLAHWRQMMLNKSGVKIWRPRQLYVGEGEREYVDTENRKEKPDATVFDAPVKVEHGGEKQRAVLAASAGLKSKL, from the coding sequence ATGGTTTCAGCTCAGAACAAAGGCCGTCGCGAGACGCTCACGGTCGTGGATAACAGAACAAACCAAACCTACGAGATCCCCATTACTCACAATTCCATCCCGGCGACGGaattcaagaagatcaaagCCGAGGCTGGCAATGATCGCCCAGAGGATGAGACTACGCAGGGTCTCAGGGTGTATGATCCCGCGTACATGAATACCGCTGTCGTGCAGAGCAAAATCACATACATCAACGGCCTAGATGGCGTCCTTCGCTACCGCGGATATCCGATTGAGCAGTTGGTCGAGAAGAGCAATTTTCTCGAATCAGCGTATCTTCTCATCTACGGAGACCTTCCCACCAAGGCGCAGTATGATGAATGGCAGGGAGAGGTGATGCATCATACATATATTCACAGCGATATCGAGAACATGTTCAAGTCGTTCCGCTACGACTCGCATCCAATGTCCATGTTGAGCGCGGCGTTCGCTACGCTCGGTGCGTTTGCTCCCGAGGCTAATCCCTCGCTTGCAGGGCAGAAGCTCTACACCAACGCTGCTTCGGGCAATATGGATTCCCTCAAGATGCTGGACAAGCAGATTCTTCGAATTCTCGGAAAGGCTCCTACTTTGGCGGCTGCGTCGTACAGAATGCGACAGGGCCGACCCTTCAACCGCCCTGCACAAGGCTTGTCATACACTGGAAACTTCCTCTATCTCCTGGATAACCTGTCTGAGCCAGACTACCAACCTCATCCTGTTCTTGCCAAGGCCTTAGACAAGCTCTTCATTCTCCACGCCGACCACGAAGTCAACTGCTCCACCGCCACAGTCCTGCAAGTTGGAAGTTCTCTGGTGGATCCTTACAGCGTTGTTTCTGCGGGATGCGCGGCACTCTACGGTCCATCTCACGGAGGAGCCTCCGAATCAGCCATCAGAATGCTTATCGAGATCGGATCCCCCGAGAACGTCCCGGCCTTCATGCAGGCCGTTGAGAGAAGGGAGCGCGTCCTCGTAGGCTTCGGCCACCGCGTCTACAAAAACGTCGATCCCCGCTCAACAGCCATTCGCAAGCTCGCCGAGGAAGTCTTCGAGGTCACCGGCCGTAACAAGCTCCTCGACACGGCCCTGACGCTCGCCGACTACGCGCGCAAGAGCGAGTTCATGCGCAGCAGGAACCTATACCCCAACGTGGACTTTTACTCCGGCCTGATCTACCAGGCCATGGGATTCCCGCTTGATTTCTATCCTGTTTTGTTTGCGGTCCCGAGATGTGTAGGCTGGTTGGCGCACTGGAGGCAGATGATGTTGAACAAGTCAGGCGTCAAGATCTGGAGGCCGAGGCAGCTTTATGTTGGAGAGGGGGAGAGGGAGTATGTTGATACCGAGAACCGAAAGGAGAAGCCCGATGCTACTGTTTTTGATGCCCCTGTCAAGGTTGAGCATGGAGGCGAGAAGCAGAGAGCTGTTCTCGCTGCTAGTGCAGGGCTAAAGAGCAAGCTGTAA
- a CDS encoding related to gibberellin 20-oxidase, with protein sequence MPSAIDSIPIASFETINYSALERRDAKEIEKLMGASRTAGFFYLDFDRSGAAGLPKKKKEVLKAMKEYFSQPDDIKQLDSKGVPTRGYVKKGTFTAVDPSRPDESFEHLAIGTHDLGTNIASTLPAVFKKAGTLIPDYVALCERVVDVLLDCYSQALGVPGQFLEYHDHEKPSDTILAMLSYPGKLTHQKHTDLGSLTVLFSDEWGLQVVEPSNGNWEWVEPRENDAVINVGDTLRFLSGKTLYSCVHRVIRDGRASDEGHRYSIAYLLRPGDDVSFVDADGSRITAQSFAGIKYKAYSADHAEQDKNTVLTGGMEQVLGVRA encoded by the exons ATGCCTTCTGCCATTGACAGCATCCCAATTGCCTCCTTTGAGACAATCAACTACTCCGCTCTTGAGAGACGAGATGCGAAAGAGATTGAAAAGCTCATGGGTGCAAGCCGTACAGCCGGATTCTTCTACCTAGACTTTGACCGTAGTGGTGCCGCTGGTCtacccaagaagaagaaagaagttcTCAAGGCAATGAAGGAATATTTCAGTCAGCCTGATGACATCAAGCAACTTGACAGCAAAGGCGTTCCTACGCGTGG ATATGTCAAGAAAGGCACCTTCACCGCCGTTGACCCCAGCCGCCCTGACGAATCTTTTGAACATCTTGCT ATTGGAACGCACGATCTGGGAACTAATATAGCTTCCACGCTCCCTGCAGTGTTCAAGAAGGCTGGAACGCTCATCCCCGACTACGTAGCTCTTTGTGAGCGTGTAGTCGACGTTCTGCTGGACTGCTACTCACAGGCTCTAGGCGTCCCTGGTCAGTTCCTGGAGTACCACGACCACGAAAAACCATCCGATACCATCCTTGCCATGCTGAGCTATCCTGGAAAGCTCACCCATCAAAAGCATACCGATCTGGGATCCTTGACTGTTCTCTTCAGTGATGAGTGGGGACTTCAGGTTGTTGAACCCAGCAACGGCAATTGGGAGTGGGTCGAGCCGCGGGAGAACGACGCCGTCATCAATGTTGGCGACACTCTTCGCTTCCTGTCGGGAAAAACCTTGTATTCCTGTGTTCACAGGGTCATCAGAGATGGTCGTGCTAGCGATGAGGGGCATAGATACTCCATCGCATATCTGCTGCGTCCTGGTGATGACGTGAGCTTTGTCGACGCCGATGGGTCCAGGATCACCGCCCAGTCCTTTGCCGGTATCAAGTACAAAGCTTATTCTGCGGACCATGCTGAGCAGGACAAGAATACGGTCCTGACTGGTGGAATGGAACAGGTACTTGGTGTCCGCGCCTAG